ATCTTGCAAAGCAACATGTGGATGCATTGATCCGCAATAATCCTGCAGTAGCTGGACGTGATGCCCTGGCAAGCAAATTGGACAAAGATTTAGATTACTATAAAAAGAAATCGGATGATTTATTAAAAGCTATTCAAAATCCAGAATTATCGGAGAAAGAAAAGCTAAGCGAATTGACCACCTTGAGACTGTACAGACATCATAAAGTAGTTCCGGCAGTGATCGAAGTGGCTAAGAACAATAAGAATTCAGATGTGGTTCGAACCACCGCTTTGGAAGCATTAGGATGGTTCACCCTATCGTATCAACGCGACGCCATTGTGGAAGGTTGTGAAGCCATATTAAGTTCAGAGGCTCCTGAAGCAGTAAAGAAAGAAGCATTGAAAACAAAAAATAGAATTCATGCTGCATCGCATAAGATTTAGCATAGGATAACAATAAAAAAAGCCGGTTTCATTCAAAACCGGCTTTTTTTATTGTTGAATATATTAGTGATTATGATCCAATGGAGGCGTAATCATAATATGTGCTTTGTAAGTTCCTTCGTCCATTAACCAAGGCATTCCGATGTTGTTTCCTTTATTCGACATACCATAATCCGCCGCTTTAGCATATGGTACATAAATAACGTAACGGCGCTTAGCGTCTGCGATTTCGCCAGTCTCAGGATTTAACCTATCCGCAGGCCCCCAGTATCCGTAAAGCATGCTTGGTGTTTGCGGAATTGCTAATTTGCCAGCCTTAAACTCAGCTTCGCGGATTTCATCGCGTTGCTTGCGCTTTCCTTCAGCTGTCAGCTCACGCCCTCTAGCCATAAATGGCTCCAAGCTCTCTGGATAACAGTAAGCGTAATAAACCGACATTTTATAATCTGGAGCCAAACAAATATAGCCGTTCGAACCCTCACGAAGGGTTACAAATTTACCTTCTTGATCATATCCCAATACTTTAGAACCGGCACGGAACTCCGCAGGTGCTGCTTGTTCTGCAATTTTAATCTGAACCTCTGCAGGCAATACCGCTCTTGGTTTTACTTCTTTCGTCTGTTGTGCTTGTGCATTCATCGCCATCGCTGCGATCAGCACGATCAAACTCATCAATCTTTTCATCTTATTCTTTTTTTATTATTAATCCTTGCTATTACTACAAATATAAAGCCTTAATTACATTAAAAGGTCGCCCCTATGCTTAAATTAAAATGCTTTCTATCGTTGAATGTAAAACTATTGGTTTTGATCCACTGTAAATTTCCTTTCACGAAGACCTGTACGTTCGAGTTCGAACGCAATTGCTGCGCATAGTAAATCGGCACTTCGAATTGCTGATAATCCGCTTTGTAGAATTGAAAATTACGTTGCTCTAAGTCCATAACAGGCAGTGTTTCTGCATCCGCCCCAGAATACTCATAAGCTGCATCGAGGTTATTATTCAATAATACACGGACGCCAATGGATAACTGAGATTTTAAATTGGCAGACAGCGAAAATAATTTATGACCCTCAAGTCCATATCCCATATTTTCTGCAAACATTTGGGATGCAGGAATTAGATAGCGATCATCCAACTTGTTATATCTTAAACTTGCTGCTGCTTTCCAATTGTACGCATCTCCGGATTTACGCAAAAGCTCATAACGACCGGAAACCGCTTGACGCTTATATTTCGATCGTACGCTTTGAAACCTCGTGTAAAAACCTTCGCTTTCTGTACCACTGATAAACTCGTTGATATATTCAATGCCATTCATATTCGAGTGTAACAAGTAGGCCTTGAAACCGTGTAAAAAAGCTTCACCGTCTTTTTGAAGATGAAGGCTCGCATCCCATTTCTTCATTAAAATAGAGCCCCCGGGTCTTGGGTTAGAGAATGTGATGTTCGCGTCTTCTGCCTGTACGGTATAGTTCGCATTCAAAAACACGTTGATTGCACTCTGGTACTGATATTGTACGCCTCCGCCAAAAGCATCTCCTTGATAGTTCATTGTACGACCCGCTCCCAATCCGCTAATGGAATTCCCTAATCCCAATAAAGCAAAGTAACCTTGTGAAATATGCGTCACAGAATTGGAGTTATTGGCCTCCTCTTTAAAGTTCTTATACATGAAATTAGCGCCCAAGTGATGCTGATCATTTAGACTGTAGCTCAAACTAGGTTGCAAATCGAGTTGATAATAGCGATTGACGGCACGGATGTCACGCTGCTTTGCGCCCGAAGAAGCAATAAAGTTAGCCCCTAAACCTAAATGTAACTTCTCGGCGATAGGCGCACTGGAAGCCTTAAATCCTATCTTATAGTGCTGATTCAGCCAATCCGATGCATTAGTATCTGCTGTCACATAGGGCATCTCTCGAAATGGATCGATCAGTGATGAATTGTATTCCGCATTGCGAATATTATTTCGCGAATAATCAAAATAACCTTGCAGGTAGCCTTTCTTTAAATATACATTCCCGCGTGTATAAAGATGCAGATTGCCCATGCTCTCACCAGCTTGCGGACGACGGAAATTACCGTCAGTTTTCTTATAGCCCGCGGCTAGGCTGGAATGCTGCTTCGGCTTATCAAGCTGTAGACCGGCTGCGTTCTGACTATGCTCCCATTGTAAATATTCTATTTCCTGCTCCTGTTCGATAATGGAGTGGTTCCCCTCCTGCCCTAAGCTAGGCATTGCCCAAGCGAAACAAGCAGATAGTGAAAGTATTTTATATAAATTGTTATATGGTATGCTCATGATGTTTTGCTTAGCTGTTTATTTTGCGGTTGACCAACTAGGAATCCCCTCGCCATAATGACGAAATTCAGGTGTCACAAGACGTTCGAAGTCTTCGGTACTGTTGTTGGTATCTTGTAAGATTGGACGACCTGCATTGTCAACACCCGATTTCTTACGTCTAACGCCTTTAGAATTGTAAGTTGCCCCAACGTAGGTCATCCCCGCATCCAACAACGATGGTACCCGCTTGGCAGTAATCATATTTTCGTTCTGTCCGCACTCAACGGCATCCATTATATAGGTCAACGGTATTTTTGCATAGAGATTCGCCGAAGTTGTCGCTAAGTTTCTCGTTTGCAAAGACTTGTTGTTTACCGGGTCGTAGCTTTCGCCTTCCGGTACACGGAAGATGACATAAGCTCCCCCCATTACGGAGGTCAAATACTGCGGAAGGCTACCTTTTCCAGCTAAACCATTATAAAAGACATGCTGCATATCCGTCGCCGGCTGGTCTGGGAAGTTCGCATTGTTCATGTTGAACTCGAATTCCGATGTAGAACAGTCGATCGGAGATTTCGGATTATATTGCGCTAACTGATGATTTGCCGCAAACTGAGCCATACTGAAGGATTCTCC
The DNA window shown above is from Sphingobacterium hotanense and carries:
- a CDS encoding DUF6850 family outer membrane beta-barrel protein, with translation MSIPYNNLYKILSLSACFAWAMPSLGQEGNHSIIEQEQEIEYLQWEHSQNAAGLQLDKPKQHSSLAAGYKKTDGNFRRPQAGESMGNLHLYTRGNVYLKKGYLQGYFDYSRNNIRNAEYNSSLIDPFREMPYVTADTNASDWLNQHYKIGFKASSAPIAEKLHLGLGANFIASSGAKQRDIRAVNRYYQLDLQPSLSYSLNDQHHLGANFMYKNFKEEANNSNSVTHISQGYFALLGLGNSISGLGAGRTMNYQGDAFGGGVQYQYQSAINVFLNANYTVQAEDANITFSNPRPGGSILMKKWDASLHLQKDGEAFLHGFKAYLLHSNMNGIEYINEFISGTESEGFYTRFQSVRSKYKRQAVSGRYELLRKSGDAYNWKAAASLRYNKLDDRYLIPASQMFAENMGYGLEGHKLFSLSANLKSQLSIGVRVLLNNNLDAAYEYSGADAETLPVMDLEQRNFQFYKADYQQFEVPIYYAQQLRSNSNVQVFVKGNLQWIKTNSFTFNDRKHFNLSIGATF